The Corynebacterium pseudopelargi genome contains a region encoding:
- a CDS encoding RidA family protein: MSKPSEQLAALGLSLPEVAAPVAAYVPAVRVGNQVWTSGQLPFIDGKLPATGKVGGKVSAEDAKDYARTAVLNALAAVDSLVGIDHVTRVLKIVGFVASERDFGGQPGVINGASELIGQVFGQAGAHARSAVGVAELPLDAPVELELVVEVDAP; this comes from the coding sequence ATGAGCAAGCCTTCTGAGCAACTCGCAGCACTCGGCTTGAGCCTGCCGGAGGTCGCAGCACCGGTTGCCGCCTATGTTCCGGCGGTGCGCGTTGGCAATCAGGTGTGGACTTCGGGGCAACTGCCCTTTATTGATGGCAAACTTCCCGCCACCGGCAAGGTGGGCGGGAAGGTAAGCGCCGAGGATGCTAAGGATTACGCCCGCACGGCTGTGCTGAACGCGCTGGCTGCGGTGGATAGTTTGGTGGGCATTGATCACGTCACCCGCGTGCTGAAGATCGTAGGTTTTGTGGCTTCCGAGCGTGACTTCGGCGGCCAGCCTGGGGTGATCAATGGTGCAAGCGAATTGATTGGCCAGGTCTTTGGCCAGGCTGGTGCCCATGCCCGCAGCGCTGTGGGTGTTGCTGAACTTCCTTTGGATGCTCCGGTGGAACTTGAGCTGGTGGTCGAGGTAGACGCCCCTTAA
- a CDS encoding GDSL-type esterase/lipase family protein gives MRNRVIASIAALAASASLMLAPNASAAEPNAVLIGDSVPANPSVVSFFAGKVIANPSSVVLPEGVFVNQLGCGTDNRMSDAFGRGAGQPTANFTCAGASLASGGRHVIDLINDAAATGQLGPHTTQVGLLAGANDTYPYNGKESLEQIFTRIHVAMRDAVNRVKEVAPNAQIKILDYPTIAPDGNVCLIRVAPGQTVPLYLQAMADYENGLSNTLRTVSQETGVKFVDSKIPTAGHGMCSDDAWYAGLIDFGAGPHKLPVHATDIGLDTVGEFAGRA, from the coding sequence ATGCGCAACCGCGTAATCGCCTCAATCGCTGCCCTCGCCGCCAGCGCCAGCCTTATGCTTGCCCCCAATGCCTCGGCAGCGGAGCCGAACGCGGTGCTCATCGGTGATTCCGTGCCCGCGAACCCCTCCGTAGTGTCCTTCTTTGCCGGCAAAGTCATTGCCAACCCCTCCAGCGTGGTACTGCCCGAGGGCGTATTTGTAAACCAACTCGGCTGCGGCACCGATAACCGCATGTCCGACGCCTTCGGCCGCGGCGCAGGCCAGCCCACCGCCAACTTCACCTGCGCAGGTGCAAGCCTGGCCTCCGGCGGACGCCACGTGATCGACCTGATCAACGACGCAGCAGCCACCGGCCAGCTCGGCCCCCACACCACCCAGGTTGGCCTGCTTGCAGGTGCCAATGACACCTACCCCTACAACGGCAAAGAATCCCTGGAGCAAATCTTCACCCGCATCCACGTTGCCATGCGTGATGCCGTCAACCGCGTGAAGGAAGTAGCACCCAACGCCCAGATCAAGATCCTGGACTACCCCACCATCGCACCCGACGGCAATGTCTGCCTGATCCGCGTGGCCCCCGGCCAGACCGTGCCTTTGTACCTGCAGGCCATGGCCGATTATGAAAACGGCCTGAGCAACACCCTGCGCACCGTCTCCCAGGAAACCGGCGTGAAGTTCGTCGATTCCAAGATCCCCACCGCAGGCCACGGCATGTGCTCCGATGATGCCTGGTACGCAGGCCTGATCGACTTCGGCGCCGGCCCGCACAAGCTGCCCGTGCACGCCACCGACATCGGCCTCGACACGGTAGGCGAGTTCGCTGGCCGCGCCTAG
- a CDS encoding metallophosphoesterase, protein MASIFQVTARALGGLALGGAATLGWAMRECTQFRLHEVEVPILEPGTLDGRDAFRILHISDLHMIPTQRAKQEWVRSLDALQPDLVVNTGDNLSDQKGVPGVLRALEPLLRRPGLFVFGTNDYFAPRPVNPFKYLLGKKRKVSRVPLPWQGMRAAFVEHGWMDANQARHEFKASGLKIAAAGVDDPHHDLDDYEEIAGPPHPEADLSLALLHAPEPRVLERFEADGYMLSLSGHTHGGQVCLPGGKALVTNCGIDPERCKGLHRFGKMFMHVSNGLGQSKFAPVRLFCKPSATLLRLVEKV, encoded by the coding sequence GTGGCTTCAATTTTTCAGGTAACGGCACGTGCACTCGGCGGTCTTGCGCTTGGCGGGGCTGCCACCTTGGGCTGGGCTATGCGCGAATGCACCCAGTTCCGGCTCCACGAGGTAGAAGTACCCATCCTTGAACCGGGCACCCTCGATGGGCGAGACGCCTTCCGTATCCTGCACATCTCCGATTTGCACATGATCCCCACCCAGCGCGCGAAGCAGGAGTGGGTTCGCTCCTTGGACGCCTTGCAGCCCGACCTGGTGGTCAATACCGGCGATAACTTAAGCGACCAAAAAGGCGTGCCAGGCGTGCTGCGTGCCCTTGAGCCGCTGCTGCGACGCCCAGGCCTGTTTGTATTTGGCACCAACGACTACTTTGCCCCCAGACCAGTCAATCCCTTCAAGTATCTGCTGGGCAAAAAGCGCAAGGTCAGCCGCGTGCCACTGCCCTGGCAAGGGATGCGGGCAGCCTTTGTGGAACACGGTTGGATGGACGCCAACCAAGCCCGCCACGAGTTCAAGGCCTCTGGGCTCAAGATCGCCGCAGCCGGGGTGGATGATCCCCACCACGACCTGGACGATTATGAGGAGATCGCTGGCCCACCCCACCCCGAGGCCGACCTCTCCTTAGCCTTGCTGCACGCTCCCGAACCCCGCGTGCTGGAGCGTTTTGAGGCCGACGGCTACATGCTCTCCTTATCCGGCCACACCCACGGCGGCCAGGTCTGCCTGCCCGGTGGGAAGGCATTGGTGACCAACTGCGGCATCGACCCGGAGCGCTGCAAGGGGCTGCACCGCTTTGGCAAGATGTTCATGCACGTCAGCAACGGCCTTGGCCAGTCCAAGTTCGCGCCCGTGCGCCTGTTTTGCAAGCCCTCTGCCACGCTGCTGCGCTTGGTGGAAAAGGTTTAG
- a CDS encoding transglycosylase domain-containing protein — protein sequence MSVGKSLIKMVGGALAAGTIAAVVLTPVAAISAVAIERTDETMQSNIDDLTFGATPGVSTILNANDEPMAWLYKQRRYSVPSEAIAEPMKAAIVSIEDRRFYEHNGVDLKGNLRAMATNLVAGGVEQGASTLDQQYVKNYLLLVASDNPDEQAAATETSIPRKLREMRMASSIDENLSKDEILTRYLNLVPFGNNAYGVEAAAQTYFAKPAAELTIPEAAMLAGIVQSSSYFNPYTNPEAVTDRRNEVLGAMAETGAITPEDAARYQSEPLGVQEQPGGLPNGCIAAGDAGFFCDYVLKYLGEKGLDLDTITSGSYTIRTTLNPEVQAAAHDAVTGQVPASTPGVANVMNVIEPGRDSRKILAMTSSRDYGLDLEAGQTVLPQTASLVGSGAGSVFKVFTAGAALEDGYGLDTMLDVPTRYEAKGLGEGGADNCPANTYCVENSGSYASRMSLQDALAYSPNTPFVKLISEVGVDKVVDLSVKLGLRSYEEAGTFDGESSIADYMKDHNLGSYTLGPTAINALEMSNVAASIASDGRWCEPNPIENVTDAEGNEVFLERPDCEDAMDADAANALGQALSKDTIKGTGADAAKAFNWSTPLAAKTGTTESHQSAAFMGFNSAYAAVTYIYNDGTSVAPLCTSPVQQCGAGSLYGGDEPARTWFSAANASNIAQQGDLAPIGDTYRRGRSATLGDQFIGRDVASAERELTKQGYKVVRQYVAGDGKPKDQVLRTSVPTPLRKGSTITLYISDGSPARRPAPQPVVPSIPPVPEIPSQDVDSITDSIRRLLGQ from the coding sequence GTGTCTGTAGGGAAATCTCTGATCAAAATGGTCGGTGGCGCACTCGCCGCCGGCACGATCGCTGCCGTGGTACTCACCCCCGTCGCAGCTATCTCCGCCGTGGCTATTGAGCGCACGGACGAGACCATGCAATCAAATATTGATGATCTCACCTTCGGAGCCACCCCCGGTGTAAGCACCATCCTCAATGCCAACGACGAGCCCATGGCGTGGCTCTATAAACAGCGGCGCTATTCGGTGCCCTCTGAGGCCATTGCCGAGCCAATGAAAGCCGCCATCGTAAGCATCGAGGATCGCCGCTTTTATGAGCACAATGGCGTAGACCTCAAGGGCAATCTGCGCGCCATGGCCACCAACTTGGTGGCCGGGGGCGTGGAACAGGGCGCCTCTACCTTGGATCAGCAGTATGTGAAGAACTACCTGCTTCTCGTGGCCTCAGACAATCCCGATGAGCAGGCGGCAGCAACAGAGACGTCGATTCCTAGAAAACTGCGCGAGATGCGCATGGCCTCCAGCATCGATGAGAACCTAAGCAAAGATGAGATCTTAACTCGCTACCTCAACCTCGTGCCCTTCGGCAATAACGCCTATGGGGTGGAAGCAGCGGCGCAAACCTACTTTGCAAAACCAGCGGCGGAATTAACCATTCCCGAAGCCGCGATGCTTGCCGGTATCGTGCAATCTTCTTCCTATTTCAATCCCTACACCAACCCCGAGGCCGTGACTGATCGCCGCAATGAAGTGCTAGGCGCCATGGCCGAAACCGGGGCGATTACACCCGAAGATGCCGCGCGCTATCAAAGCGAGCCACTTGGTGTACAAGAGCAACCAGGTGGGCTACCCAATGGCTGTATTGCCGCAGGCGATGCCGGTTTCTTTTGTGATTATGTGCTGAAGTACCTGGGCGAAAAAGGCCTAGACCTCGACACCATTACCTCTGGTTCCTATACCATTCGCACCACCTTAAACCCCGAGGTGCAAGCTGCCGCACATGATGCGGTGACTGGCCAAGTGCCTGCATCTACCCCTGGGGTGGCCAATGTGATGAATGTGATTGAGCCGGGTAGGGATAGCCGCAAGATTTTGGCCATGACCTCTTCTCGCGATTATGGCCTTGACCTTGAAGCCGGCCAAACGGTGCTGCCACAGACGGCATCACTGGTGGGCTCTGGCGCAGGCTCAGTATTTAAGGTCTTTACCGCCGGTGCCGCGCTAGAAGATGGCTACGGGCTCGACACCATGCTCGATGTGCCCACCCGCTATGAGGCCAAAGGCTTAGGCGAAGGCGGCGCCGATAACTGCCCCGCCAATACCTATTGTGTGGAAAACTCCGGCTCTTATGCCTCCAGGATGTCGCTGCAAGATGCCCTGGCATATTCACCGAACACGCCATTTGTAAAGCTCATCAGCGAAGTGGGCGTGGACAAGGTGGTGGATCTTTCCGTCAAACTTGGGCTGCGAAGCTACGAGGAAGCAGGCACCTTTGATGGTGAATCCTCCATTGCCGATTACATGAAAGACCACAACTTAGGCTCCTATACCCTTGGGCCCACCGCGATCAATGCCTTGGAAATGTCCAATGTGGCAGCATCAATCGCCTCCGATGGCCGCTGGTGCGAACCGAACCCCATTGAAAACGTCACCGATGCAGAAGGCAATGAGGTGTTCCTAGAGCGCCCCGATTGCGAAGACGCAATGGATGCCGATGCCGCCAATGCGCTGGGGCAAGCATTGAGCAAAGACACTATCAAGGGCACCGGCGCCGATGCCGCGAAGGCCTTTAATTGGTCTACCCCGCTTGCCGCTAAGACTGGTACTACCGAATCCCACCAATCGGCTGCGTTTATGGGCTTTAACTCCGCCTATGCTGCCGTAACCTACATCTATAACGACGGCACCTCGGTGGCGCCGCTGTGTACCTCGCCGGTGCAGCAGTGTGGTGCCGGAAGCCTCTATGGCGGCGATGAACCAGCGCGCACCTGGTTCTCTGCGGCCAATGCCAGCAACATTGCCCAGCAGGGCGATCTGGCACCGATTGGTGATACTTACCGCCGCGGGCGCTCGGCCACGCTGGGAGATCAGTTCATTGGCCGCGATGTAGCAAGTGCCGAACGCGAACTGACCAAGCAGGGCTATAAGGTGGTGCGACAGTACGTTGCAGGCGATGGCAAACCTAAAGATCAGGTGCTTCGCACCAGCGTGCCCACACCACTACGCAAGGGCTCAACCATCACCTTGTACATCTCTGATGGCAGCCCGGCGCGCAGGCCAGCACCGCAACCGGTAGTGCCGTCTATTCCTCCGGTGCCGGAGATTCCGAGCCAGGACGTAGACAGCATTACCGATTCCATCAGGAGGCTCCTGGGGCAGTAA
- a CDS encoding TlpA family protein disulfide reductase, whose translation MRKPIITSIVVFVGILALLFALLQMGQGEESTQDAAESSTNGELLGVDKRPTCPKVDLGTPLPCLGAGVESAPSQAKYTVVNVWAWWCGPCREELPAVEAFAKEHPEYAVVGVHADPNAANGAALLNDLNLDLPSYQDGEGQFAATYSLPNVVPITLVLDQNGQLIGQKAQVFHSASELNTAINAIVGGQ comes from the coding sequence GTGCGCAAACCCATCATCACTTCCATCGTCGTCTTCGTTGGCATCCTGGCGTTGCTCTTTGCCCTGCTCCAGATGGGTCAGGGGGAAGAATCCACACAGGATGCCGCTGAAAGCAGCACGAATGGCGAGCTGTTGGGCGTCGACAAGCGACCAACCTGCCCCAAAGTAGACCTTGGCACCCCGCTGCCGTGCCTTGGGGCGGGAGTAGAAAGCGCGCCGAGCCAGGCCAAGTACACAGTGGTCAATGTGTGGGCCTGGTGGTGTGGGCCGTGCCGCGAGGAACTTCCCGCTGTTGAGGCCTTTGCCAAGGAGCACCCCGAATACGCGGTGGTGGGCGTTCATGCAGACCCCAATGCCGCCAATGGTGCCGCTTTGCTTAATGATCTCAACTTGGATCTGCCCAGCTACCAAGACGGCGAAGGGCAATTTGCGGCCACCTACTCGCTGCCAAACGTGGTGCCAATTACCTTGGTGCTTGATCAAAACGGCCAGCTCATCGGGCAAAAAGCCCAGGTGTTCCATAGTGCTTCGGAGCTGAACACGGCGATCAACGCTATCGTGGGTGGCCAATGA
- a CDS encoding DUF4177 domain-containing protein, whose translation MNKWEYATVPLITHATKQILDTWGEDGWELVAVMPGPNPENVVAYLKRPVQA comes from the coding sequence ATGAACAAATGGGAATACGCAACTGTGCCTCTTATTACTCACGCCACCAAGCAGATCCTCGATACCTGGGGTGAAGATGGCTGGGAGCTCGTGGCAGTGATGCCCGGGCCGAACCCGGAAAATGTGGTGGCCTACCTCAAGCGCCCGGTGCAAGCATGA
- the glxR gene encoding CRP-like cAMP-activated global transcriptional regulator GlxR, translated as MEGVQETLSRAGIFQGVAPVAVENLIKELETVRFPRGATIFEEGEPGDRLYIITSGKVKLARHALDGRENLLTVMGPSDMFGELSIFDPGPRTSSAVCVTEVHAATMTSTMLHKWISDYPEISEQLLRMLARRLRRTNASLGDLISTDVPGRVAKALLQLANRFGTQEGGALRVNHDLTQEEIAQLVGASRETVNKALATFAHRNWIRLEGKSVLIIDTEHLAKRAR; from the coding sequence GTGGAAGGTGTACAAGAGACCCTCTCCCGCGCCGGAATTTTCCAGGGAGTCGCCCCTGTGGCGGTGGAGAATCTGATCAAGGAGTTGGAGACGGTTCGCTTCCCCCGAGGCGCCACAATCTTCGAAGAGGGTGAACCAGGCGACCGCCTCTACATCATCACCTCTGGCAAAGTGAAGCTCGCCCGTCACGCACTCGATGGCCGCGAAAACCTGCTCACCGTGATGGGTCCTTCCGATATGTTCGGCGAGCTGTCCATCTTCGATCCAGGCCCGCGCACCTCTTCTGCCGTGTGCGTGACTGAGGTACACGCAGCCACCATGACCTCCACCATGCTGCACAAGTGGATCTCTGACTACCCCGAGATCTCCGAGCAGCTCCTGCGCATGCTGGCCCGCCGCCTGCGCCGCACCAACGCCTCGCTTGGCGACCTCATCTCCACCGATGTGCCAGGCCGTGTGGCAAAGGCCCTGCTGCAGCTTGCCAATCGCTTCGGCACCCAAGAAGGTGGCGCACTGCGCGTGAACCACGACCTCACCCAAGAAGAAATTGCCCAGCTCGTTGGCGCATCGCGTGAGACCGTGAACAAGGCGCTAGCCACCTTCGCGCACCGCAACTGGATTCGCCTCGAAGGCAAGTCGGTACTCATCATCGATACCGAGCACCTAGCCAAGCGCGCACGCTAA
- the nth gene encoding endonuclease III encodes MPSRTPHKSSNSALAKTRRARKINRMLAQAYPDAHCELNFSNPLELTVATILSAQCTDARVNTVTPALFARYPNAAAYAGANEAELQELIHSTGFYKAKARNIIGMAQRLVSDHDGQVPEDFDALLALPGVGRKTAHCVRGNAFDYPGLTVDTHFGRLVRRWELTTEEDPVKVEHAIAAMIPKKEWTIYSHRLVFHGRRVCHSRRPACGACLLKKVCPSYGLGPTGIEAADLVSGPDAEALIAMADMSDKGAK; translated from the coding sequence ATGCCATCTCGAACGCCCCACAAAAGCAGCAACTCAGCGCTTGCAAAAACTCGGCGTGCCCGCAAGATCAACCGGATGCTCGCCCAGGCCTATCCAGATGCGCACTGCGAACTCAATTTCAGCAACCCGCTCGAACTCACCGTCGCCACCATCTTGTCGGCCCAGTGCACCGACGCGCGCGTCAATACCGTGACTCCGGCACTATTTGCCCGCTACCCAAACGCGGCGGCCTACGCGGGTGCCAACGAAGCAGAGTTACAAGAACTCATCCATTCAACAGGCTTTTATAAGGCCAAAGCCCGCAACATCATCGGCATGGCCCAGCGCCTTGTCTCAGATCACGATGGGCAAGTGCCTGAAGATTTCGATGCCCTTCTCGCCCTTCCCGGGGTGGGGCGAAAAACAGCGCACTGCGTGCGCGGCAACGCCTTTGATTACCCAGGCCTGACCGTGGATACGCACTTTGGCAGGCTGGTGCGAAGGTGGGAACTCACCACAGAAGAAGACCCGGTGAAGGTAGAACACGCCATCGCTGCGATGATTCCTAAGAAAGAATGGACCATCTACTCTCATCGCCTCGTCTTTCATGGCCGCCGCGTGTGCCACTCACGCAGACCGGCGTGCGGTGCATGCCTATTAAAGAAGGTGTGCCCAAGCTATGGCCTTGGCCCGACGGGGATAGAGGCAGCCGATTTAGTAAGCGGCCCTGATGCCGAAGCCCTCATTGCAATGGCTGATATGAGCGATAAAGGAGCAAAGTAA
- a CDS encoding MBL fold metallo-hydrolase, whose translation MCPKLNPMEHPAYSQQRPVTPSTSVVLCPNPGYASLEGTNSWIIRGEEDPRAIVIDPGPADEGHLNVLHRYADEVALILVTHRHHDHADGAERFRQLTGAPVRAFDAAYCMGGGEPLRDGEIIAVDGVTPQIEVVATPGHTADSVSFFIWSGKPHESTLEAIATGDTIAGRHTTMISETDGDLGQYLDTLDLLERRGKDVHLLPGHGPDGENLAAYARKYIDRRHQRLDQIVQARKELGEDASLKELIDAIYDDVDPVLRGAAEQSTRVALRYLDAQ comes from the coding sequence ATGTGTCCTAAGCTAAACCCTATGGAGCATCCCGCTTACAGTCAGCAGAGGCCGGTGACCCCGTCCACTTCCGTGGTTCTTTGCCCGAATCCGGGGTACGCGTCACTGGAAGGTACCAACTCGTGGATTATTCGTGGCGAGGAGGATCCTCGCGCCATCGTGATTGATCCCGGCCCTGCGGATGAAGGACACCTGAATGTCTTGCACCGTTATGCCGATGAAGTGGCCTTAATTCTTGTCACTCACCGCCACCATGACCATGCCGATGGTGCTGAGCGCTTCCGCCAGCTCACCGGCGCCCCCGTTCGCGCCTTCGATGCCGCCTATTGCATGGGTGGTGGCGAGCCGCTGCGCGATGGGGAGATCATTGCCGTTGATGGCGTGACGCCGCAGATCGAGGTGGTTGCCACCCCCGGCCACACCGCCGATTCTGTGTCCTTTTTTATCTGGTCTGGCAAGCCGCACGAATCCACCCTGGAGGCCATCGCTACGGGCGATACCATTGCAGGGCGCCACACCACCATGATCTCTGAAACCGATGGTGATCTTGGCCAGTACCTTGACACGCTCGATCTTTTAGAGCGCCGCGGCAAAGATGTGCACCTGCTGCCTGGGCATGGCCCCGATGGTGAGAACTTGGCTGCCTATGCCCGCAAGTACATTGATCGTCGCCATCAGCGCTTGGATCAGATTGTGCAGGCGCGCAAGGAACTCGGTGAGGATGCAAGCCTGAAGGAGCTTATCGACGCCATCTATGACGACGTTGATCCTGTCCTCCGTGGCGCTGCTGAGCAGTCCACCCGAGTGGCCCTGCGCTATCTCGACGCCCAATAA
- a CDS encoding GatB/YqeY domain-containing protein, producing the protein MSELKQTIRQDLTTAMKARDKLTTSALRMLLSAIQAEETSGARHELDDATVLKVIAREIKKRKESAEVYAQNGRQELADTELAEAKVFEQYQPAQLDDAELEALAQDAVKEAAGDGEVSMKLMGNAMKIATAKADGRADGKRLSAAVRAALQG; encoded by the coding sequence ATGAGTGAACTCAAGCAAACCATCCGTCAAGACCTCACCACCGCCATGAAGGCGCGCGATAAGCTCACCACTTCCGCATTGCGCATGTTGCTTTCGGCGATTCAGGCGGAGGAAACCAGCGGTGCTCGCCATGAGCTTGACGACGCCACCGTGCTCAAAGTCATCGCCCGGGAAATTAAAAAGCGCAAAGAATCCGCCGAGGTCTACGCCCAAAACGGCCGCCAAGAGCTTGCCGATACTGAATTGGCAGAGGCCAAGGTATTCGAGCAGTACCAGCCGGCTCAGCTTGACGATGCCGAACTCGAAGCCCTCGCCCAGGACGCAGTAAAAGAAGCCGCCGGCGATGGCGAGGTTTCGATGAAGCTCATGGGCAACGCCATGAAAATCGCCACCGCCAAAGCCGATGGGCGCGCCGATGGCAAGCGCCTCAGCGCCGCGGTACGCGCAGCCCTGCAGGGCTAG
- a CDS encoding MarP family serine protease, whose amino-acid sequence MSLGLIVDIVIIGILFIAFFAGWRQGAVSSVLSTIGVIAGLICGAVLAPLAMQLSDSQAMRFILALGVLVLLVGIGNMAGAAIGAAFRDGFLWKRLRGLDSLIGACFQTAAALLVVWLVSIPIASGLRGQLPQAVQESKVLAQVDRMAPGPVKSLPSKISAMLNDSGLPPLVSPFTQGNRPVVDAPDIQVSDEELVRRLRPSVIHVLGESQRCARTLMGSGFAVDNQHVITNAHVVAGTQTVSLDTVLGLKEAQVVYYNPEMDIAVLATEELDVPALQWAPEPAQTGDDAIVLGFPQSGPYTASPARINDRITISGPNIYAGGRVEREAYTVRGNIRQGNSGGPLVDANGNVLGVVFGASVDSSDIGYALTARQVQEAIGDIGALQTPVDTQECVAH is encoded by the coding sequence GTGAGCCTCGGGCTGATCGTCGATATCGTCATTATTGGCATCTTGTTCATCGCCTTTTTTGCAGGGTGGCGCCAAGGTGCCGTTTCATCGGTGCTTTCTACCATTGGCGTGATCGCAGGATTGATTTGCGGCGCGGTGCTCGCCCCCTTGGCCATGCAGCTCAGCGATTCCCAGGCCATGCGCTTTATTCTCGCCCTGGGCGTGTTGGTGTTATTGGTGGGCATTGGCAACATGGCAGGTGCTGCCATTGGCGCTGCGTTTCGCGATGGCTTTTTGTGGAAGCGCCTGCGTGGGCTTGATTCGCTGATTGGGGCCTGCTTCCAAACTGCCGCAGCGCTGCTGGTGGTGTGGCTTGTTTCCATTCCCATTGCATCAGGGCTTCGTGGCCAATTGCCGCAGGCGGTGCAGGAATCGAAGGTGCTGGCCCAGGTAGATCGCATGGCTCCGGGGCCGGTGAAGAGCCTGCCTTCGAAGATTTCGGCCATGCTCAACGACTCCGGTTTGCCGCCGTTAGTCTCGCCCTTTACCCAGGGCAATCGCCCCGTGGTGGACGCTCCTGATATTCAGGTCAGCGATGAAGAGCTCGTGCGGCGTTTGCGCCCCTCGGTGATCCATGTGCTTGGCGAGTCTCAACGATGCGCCCGCACGCTCATGGGCTCAGGCTTTGCCGTGGATAATCAGCACGTAATTACCAATGCGCACGTGGTGGCCGGCACCCAAACCGTGAGCCTGGATACGGTGCTTGGGCTCAAAGAGGCGCAGGTGGTCTACTACAACCCAGAGATGGATATTGCCGTGCTTGCCACCGAAGAACTCGACGTGCCGGCACTGCAGTGGGCGCCAGAGCCTGCGCAAACCGGCGATGATGCCATCGTGCTTGGCTTCCCCCAGTCCGGGCCTTATACCGCCTCACCTGCAAGGATCAATGATCGCATCACCATCTCTGGTCCCAATATCTACGCCGGTGGCCGCGTGGAACGCGAGGCCTATACCGTTCGAGGCAATATCCGCCAGGGCAATTCAGGTGGTCCGCTTGTCGACGCCAACGGCAACGTCCTCGGCGTCGTGTTCGGAGCCTCCGTGGATTCATCCGATATTGGCTACGCACTCACCGCGCGCCAAGTACAAGAAGCCATCGGTGATATCGGCGCACTGCAAACGCCAGTAGATACCCAAGAGTGCGTGGCGCACTAA
- a CDS encoding WhiB family transcriptional regulator encodes MTTSLIKETRRDPFAVESNELDVTSPRGEWVMRATCRHVDPDALFVRGAEQRQAATICDGCPVLMQCRADALDNRVEFGVWGGLTERQRRAILRKNPHVDNWAEFFAQGGEPVGL; translated from the coding sequence GTGACCACCTCGTTGATCAAAGAAACCAGGCGTGACCCCTTTGCGGTCGAGTCCAATGAATTGGATGTAACAAGCCCTCGGGGTGAATGGGTGATGAGAGCTACTTGCCGTCATGTGGATCCAGATGCCCTATTCGTGCGAGGTGCTGAGCAGCGCCAGGCCGCCACGATCTGCGATGGCTGCCCCGTGTTAATGCAGTGCCGCGCCGATGCTTTGGATAATCGCGTGGAATTCGGCGTGTGGGGCGGGCTTACAGAGCGCCAACGTCGCGCCATTTTGCGCAAGAACCCCCACGTGGATAACTGGGCAGAATTCTTTGCTCAAGGAGGCGAGCCCGTCGGGCTGTAA
- a CDS encoding NUDIX hydrolase translates to MNPDASRLAKLRPDSPGENITLQPERAPLWMRGLVHDVDQGHLDARLRKALKPDAAIDHRREAAVLILLAGAETSAELPNDAAVLLTHRSPRLRSHSGQMAFPGGRRDKEDVNAVDCALREAWEETGLDRHSLSPLAQLPEVHIRATGYPVHPVLAHWHSPSPVGVVDPGEADAVASVPLAELLAPENRLTVARGGWHGPAFRLNGFIIWGFTGGLLDAIISQAGWEKEWDRDRHYDLVETLARSRNKEAVGDLTERKPNA, encoded by the coding sequence ATGAATCCAGATGCCAGCCGCCTAGCCAAGCTACGCCCGGATAGTCCGGGCGAAAACATCACGCTGCAACCAGAGCGAGCCCCACTGTGGATGCGCGGGCTCGTCCACGACGTGGACCAAGGCCACCTCGATGCGCGCCTGCGCAAGGCATTAAAACCCGATGCCGCCATTGATCACCGGCGTGAGGCGGCGGTGCTGATCTTGCTTGCCGGGGCAGAAACCTCAGCAGAACTGCCCAATGATGCCGCCGTGCTGCTTACTCACCGATCCCCGCGCCTGCGCTCGCACTCAGGGCAAATGGCCTTCCCCGGCGGAAGGCGCGATAAAGAAGACGTCAATGCCGTCGATTGCGCCCTGCGCGAGGCATGGGAGGAAACCGGGCTTGATCGCCACAGCTTAAGCCCATTAGCGCAGCTACCCGAGGTGCATATCCGCGCCACCGGCTACCCCGTGCACCCGGTGCTTGCCCACTGGCATAGCCCCTCCCCGGTAGGGGTAGTAGACCCAGGTGAGGCCGATGCGGTGGCTAGTGTGCCTTTGGCTGAGCTTTTGGCGCCAGAAAATAGGCTCACCGTCGCCCGCGGTGGTTGGCATGGTCCGGCGTTTCGCCTCAATGGCTTTATTATTTGGGGTTTTACTGGCGGTTTGCTCGATGCCATCATCTCCCAGGCGGGATGGGAAAAAGAGTGGGACCGCGATAGGCACTACGATCTGGTGGAAACCCTGGCTCGTTCCCGAAACAAAGAGGCAGTCGGGGATCTGACCGAAAGGAAACCCAACGCGTGA